From Lysinibacillus sp. SGAir0095, the proteins below share one genomic window:
- a CDS encoding enolase C-terminal domain-like protein has product METANLTSTIPVIKDVKVFPVAGYDSMLLNLSGAHSPFFTRNILVLEDSTGNIGVGEVPGGEEITKTLEEAATLIVGKKIGQYKSILSSIRQQFSYKDKGGRGLQTFDLRTTIHVVTAVESALLDLLGKHLEVPVCDLLGDGRQRESVKMLGYLFYIGDRNKTNLPYLTGEGAEDDWTYLRHQEALTPEAIVKLAEAAFERYGFEDFKLKGGVLSPEEEMDAIEALVNRFPKARITLDPNGGWTLEEAVSVMKERGHLLAYAEDPCGAENGYSSREIMAEFKRRTGLKTATNMVATDWRQLGHAHSLQSVDIPLADPHFWTMEGSVKVAQLCHEWGYTWGSHSNNHFDISLAMFTHVAAAAPGDITAIDTHWIWQDGQRLTKEPFNIKNGEVVVPTKPGLGVELDWHELTKAHQLYNDHGLGTRDDSVAMQYLIPNWKFNPKKPCLIR; this is encoded by the coding sequence ATGGAAACGGCAAATCTTACTTCTACTATACCTGTTATTAAAGATGTGAAAGTGTTCCCAGTAGCAGGATATGACAGTATGTTGTTAAATTTAAGTGGAGCCCATAGCCCATTTTTCACGCGTAATATATTAGTATTAGAAGATAGTACGGGAAATATTGGAGTTGGAGAAGTTCCAGGCGGTGAAGAAATTACTAAAACACTTGAAGAAGCAGCAACACTAATAGTAGGTAAAAAAATAGGTCAATATAAATCTATACTTTCATCGATTCGCCAACAATTTTCCTACAAGGATAAAGGTGGTCGAGGATTACAAACTTTTGATTTACGTACTACAATTCATGTGGTCACAGCAGTAGAATCTGCGTTACTTGATCTACTAGGGAAGCACCTAGAAGTACCGGTATGTGATTTATTGGGTGATGGCCGTCAACGTGAGAGTGTTAAAATGTTGGGCTATCTGTTTTATATCGGCGACCGCAACAAAACGAATTTACCATATCTTACAGGTGAAGGTGCCGAGGATGATTGGACATACTTGCGTCATCAGGAAGCGTTGACGCCTGAAGCAATTGTAAAGTTAGCTGAAGCAGCCTTTGAGCGATACGGGTTTGAGGATTTTAAATTAAAAGGCGGCGTCTTATCACCTGAAGAGGAAATGGATGCAATTGAAGCACTAGTCAATCGATTTCCGAAAGCTAGAATTACGCTTGATCCCAATGGAGGGTGGACATTAGAAGAAGCAGTAAGTGTCATGAAAGAACGCGGGCACTTACTAGCATATGCTGAAGATCCATGTGGTGCTGAAAATGGCTATTCTTCTAGAGAGATCATGGCAGAATTTAAGCGTCGTACAGGTTTAAAAACAGCCACGAATATGGTGGCAACAGATTGGCGTCAACTTGGCCATGCACATAGCTTGCAGTCAGTCGATATTCCTTTGGCAGATCCACACTTTTGGACAATGGAAGGCTCGGTTAAGGTAGCGCAACTATGTCATGAATGGGGATACACTTGGGGTTCTCATTCGAATAACCATTTTGATATTTCACTTGCAATGTTTACCCATGTTGCTGCTGCAGCTCCAGGTGACATTACAGCCATTGATACACACTGGATTTGGCAAGATGGTCAACGTTTAACAAAGGAACCATTTAATATTAAGAATGGGGAAGTAGTTGTACCAACGAAACCAGGATTAGGTGTAGAGCTCGATTGGCATGAATTAACAAAAGCTCATCAATTATATAATGATCATGGACTTGGTACTCGGGATGACTCCGTCGCTATGCAGTATTTAATACCGAATTGGAAATTTAATCCGAAAAAGCCTTGTCTAATTCGCTAA
- a CDS encoding FadR/GntR family transcriptional regulator: MNKFSSGNIKRTTLSQQVLDNIVNLLMSGQLKPGDRLPSEFELMEQFAVSRPVLRESLSALETLEIVTRKPRDGTIINDKISSSPFKAMLALSINDVPAIIEARMVLELGLVTMACEKITDEELERLKRTIDLIEENRDKDYGYLDQEFHRIIAEAAENPVVEGMIVALLIAHKKTDSLITYRDPDLTIEHHLAIYLALKQRDHIAAYNAMYKHLSFVRSKILGKL; the protein is encoded by the coding sequence TTGAATAAATTTTCGTCTGGAAATATTAAACGAACAACACTTTCTCAGCAGGTGCTTGATAATATCGTAAATTTATTAATGAGTGGTCAATTAAAACCAGGGGATCGATTGCCATCAGAATTCGAGCTTATGGAGCAATTCGCAGTGAGTCGGCCTGTATTAAGAGAGTCACTAAGCGCACTGGAAACGTTAGAAATTGTTACCCGAAAACCAAGAGATGGTACCATTATCAATGATAAAATTAGCAGCTCTCCTTTCAAAGCGATGTTGGCTCTATCTATTAACGATGTACCTGCTATTATTGAAGCGCGAATGGTCCTGGAATTGGGTCTTGTCACGATGGCTTGTGAAAAAATAACGGATGAAGAGTTAGAAAGACTAAAACGTACGATTGATTTGATTGAAGAAAATCGAGATAAAGATTACGGTTATTTGGACCAGGAATTCCATCGCATTATAGCAGAAGCAGCAGAAAACCCTGTTGTGGAAGGAATGATTGTTGCGTTGTTAATCGCACATAAGAAAACGGATAGCCTAATTACTTATCGTGACCCAGATCTCACAATTGAGCATCACTTGGCAATATACTTGGCATTGAAACAAAGAGATCACATTGCAGCCTATAATGCAATGTATAAACATTTATCCTTTGTTCGTTCCAAAATTTTAGGTAAGCTATAA